The region TCATCTTCATTGGACTGAACCCACAAAGCCGCCACAGGGAAGATCAAACATCCTGCATGAAGAATTTCCATCGACCATAAAAGCTTTTAACAATCAGAACGTAAGTTGACTGCAGCAAGGATGTCGGTAACAACGACCCCCTTAATCACTCAACATGGTTGCGGATGATTCAAACCCTCCCGATTAAGCAGATTCACTTAAACGGCCTGCAACGAATCATCCGATACGTTTTTATCATCGATCAAACAGATATTTGAAATGTTTATTCAACGCTTCAACCGATGGAACTGTTTGCCCTGGCCATCATCGTTGGCATCAGCGGAGGCCTTGCCGCCCGCTTGACCCCACGCAAAGACTGAATCATGTACACCCTCACCGCTGCCCTTGTGACCGCTGGGTTTATCGGCTTATTCATTCCAATCATTGCCCTGCTCTGAGTCATCCACATCCAGCAAGGAGAGGTTTAGAACCGTCCTTGCACAAGACGAAAGTCCCAATCCGTGAATGGAGCTCGCAGCTTCACCAACTCTTGATAGGCGGGGCTTTTGTAGAAATCGATGCCGTCCTGGAGGGTTTTACCCTTGCAGGCTGTCACCACCGTCAAGGGACCTCCATCACCTTCCATCAGCAAGGTGTTGCGCTGGCGAACGAGATACTCACAGCCCCACTCCTCCATCAAGGCATCCACCTTTTCGATGTAGCCCTTCATGGCTGGGTCGGCCTTGGACGTTCCAGTCACAACTGCCATGCCGTAATTCTGCTGAGGATTCGGGATCAGCACCCCGGCAATCAGCCCAACCGATCCGGCTGCGATGCCGACAGCCGCCGTGAGGTTGAAACGCATCGGATCAATCAGCAATGTTCCGTCATCATCGCTGGCCCGTCACCGTTGCCGTAGCCAGCGAAAGCTGGGCACTGCTCCTGCACTGGACCGAGTGAGCGCCAACAACAACGCACCAATCAGGGCCAGGTTCATGAAGAAGCCGCTATCCACCGGAAACGTGTGAAAAATCAGCGTGGTGGGTACGAGAAACACCAGCAGCAGCGACGCCCCGAGCCGGGTGTTCGTTCCAAAAACAAAAACAACCGATCCCAAGATCAAACAGGTGATGGCACTGGCCAGTAGGAATCCAGCCAAGGGTTCGGCGATCCCTTTTGAAGCGATCACATCAACCGTTCCGCTGAAATCCGTCAGTTTTCCGGGAACGGCTTTGACAAACAACGCAGCCATTAAAACGCGCCCGAGCCAATCGAGCAGGATCTGAGGGGTCATCATGTCCAGTTTTTCCAGATAAAACGCTCATCCCAATCTCCCCTGACGGCCCGGATGAATGCATCCTCCGACTCATCGGTCATGAAGCAATATGCAATCACCTTGTTGTCGTCGTCTTTGATCGCCAGAACATCATCCGCCGGCGGTGACGTGGCTGACGAGAAAATTTTGCCGTCTCTCAGGATGAAGCGATGCATCGTCTTCAGACGGGAATTTCTTCAACCTAGCCACGCAAATCCAACGTAAATGTGACGACTCAAACCAAAGCATTCGTCATGGCGCCCTGTCAGAGCTGGACAACGCGATACCGGGGGACTAAGACAGAAATGTCGTCACCACGACACAGGCCATGGAACGGGGGTCTGGGCTTGCTTCCCTTGGATGCGATGACAACCATGGTTTGGATTGGATCAGCTTTTGGCCCTCAGGATCGTGAGGCCGCCAAACGTGAGGCGCTGGTACGGCGTCTTGAGTCAGCCTTAGCAGGTCCTGATGGGCAGCACTCGGCCCAATACCGCGGCACGGCATACCTGCGCCGAAACGGCTTTTCGGCTGTGCGCTGACCGATCAGGCCGCAGTGATGCTTTCAATAGCATCAGCGGATCGCTGGTCTGACCGCATGCCCACTACCGCGACAACGTTTGAAGAGTTCAGGCAGCGGGTCGACTACTCGCTGCTGCAAGCCCTGAAGCCTGATCCTGAGGCGACGTCGGACGGCATTGACCACCGCCCCAGGCCGGTGATCTCAGGCCACTGGGTGCCCGTGAGGCCAACACCCATTCCAGAACCGAAATATGTCGCCCACAGTTTCAGTCTGTTCGCCGAACTTGGGCTCAGTGATGACCTCGCCCGCAACAGCGACTTCACCCGACTGTTTTCTGGCGATGCTTCGGTCGCAGCCGAACCGATGCACCCCTGGGGGTGGGCCACCGGCTATGCCTTGTCGATCTACGGCACCGAATACATCCAGCAGTGTCCCTTCGGCACGGGCAATGGCTACGGCGACGGCCGTGCGATGTCGATCGTTGAAGGCGTTTTTGAGGGCCAGCGCTGGGAAATGCAGCTGAAGGGGGGCGGACCGACCCCCTACTGCCGTGGCGCCGATGGCCGGGCCGTGCTCCGCTCCAGCGTGCGCGAATTCCTGGCCCAGGAGTTCATGCATGCCCTTGGCGTTCCCACCTCCCGTTCGCTCACGCTGTATCGATCTGAAGCCGAAACGGTGAGACGCCCCTGGTACTCCGACCACTCACGCTCCTTTGATCCGGACGTGATGGTCGACAACCAGGCCGCCATCAGCACCCGGGTGGCGCCGTCGTTTTTAAGGGTGGGTCAGATCGAACTGTTTGCTCGCCGCGCACGCGACAACGCTCACCCCAACGCCCACGACGAGCTGCGGCTGATTGTGCAGCACCTGATCGACCGCAATTACCGCGCTGAGATTGATGCAACGCTGCCCTTCCATCAGCAGGTGCTTGAGCTGGCGCGACTGTTCCGCGGTCGACTCACCGCCTTGGTCGCCAACTGGATGCGAGTCGGCTACTGCCAAGGCAACTTCAACAGCGACAACTGCGCTGCCGGTGGATACACCCTCGACTACGGCCCATTCGGCTTCTGTGAATTGTTTGATCCACGCTTCCAACCCTGGACCGGTGGTGGGGCCCACTTCTCCTTTTTCAACCAGCCGGCAGCCGCGGAGGCCAACTACCGGATGTTCTGGAGATCCCTGCGCACCCTGCTGGAAGGAGATGACGCGGCCCAGCGAGAGCTCGATCAACTGAACGAAGGATTTGCCGTGGCGATGCAGCAGCAACTGGAGGCGATGTGGGCCAGCAAGCTGGCGCTCCCTGCTTACGACGAAACCCTTGTGACTGAACTGTTGCAGCTGTTGGTTGCCGCCAAAGCCGATTACACCAAGGCGTTCCGCCTGCTCTCGGCCATTCCCGACCATGTCGCCGAGCTGCATCCGAGCTTCTACTTGCCCAGTTCGGAAGACCTGGATCAACGCTGGCAGACCTGGCTGCAACGCTGGCGTGAGCGAATCACGGCTAACGGCAATCTGGAGGAGACATCAGCTGCCATGCAGCGCGTGAACCCGGCCATCACCTGGCGGGAATGGCTGATCGCCCCGGCTTACCAACAGGCTGAGCAGGGTGACAACAGCCTGGTGCTGGAACTGCAGACCCTGTTCAGCACCCCCTACAGCGCCCCATCCGCAGAGCTGGCGGCCCGCTACGACCAGCTCAGGCCGCAGCAGTTCTTCAGCGCCGGCGGCATCTCTCACTACAGCTGTTCCTCATGAACATGACAGCGTGTGTGCGCCCCCGTCACGGCAACGGCTGATGACCGCCAGCTCCATCCGGCCCCAGCAGACGCATCAGAGCAACCCGGTTCAAGGCGTGTGGAGCCTGGTGTCGTACGTCGTGGAGGTGCAGGAGACCGGTGAAACCTTCGCACCGATGGGAGACCATCCCACCGGTTTTGTAATATTCACGGCCGAAGGGCGGTTGTCCTTCACCCTTTCAGCCCAGGGGCGCCAAGCCGGCTCCACAGCTGAGGAGCGATCCGATCTGCTCAACAGCATGATTGCTTACACCGGCAGTTATCGGCTCGAGGGGGATCGCTGGATCACCCAGGTGGATGTGGCCTGGAATCCCTCCTGGGTCGGCACGGAACAGACCCGTTTTTACCGGGTGGAGAACGACCTGCTGATCGTCAGCACCCCATGGCGGGTAATGCCCAACTGGCCGGAGAAGGGGATGACCCGCAGCATCGTGCACTTTCAACGCTGTTGATCGATCCGCGCTGTTCCATGCACGAGGCCATCCTCGAGTTCTGGTTTGAACAGTGCCGTCCTTGGCAGTGGTTTCGCCGCAGCGAAACGTTCGATCAGGAGGTCCGCCAGCGGTTTGGTGCGCTGGTGGAGCAGGCCCTCGCTGGCGGCCTGCAGTGCTGGGAGGCGCAGCCGTCATCGTGTCTGGCCCTAGTGCTGCTGCTGGATCAATTCAGCCGTCAGATCTGGCGGGGCGAGCCCCGAGCCTTTGCCGGCGATGCACAGGCGCTGCGGCTGAGCCAGCGGGCTCTCGCGCTGGGCTGGATTGCGATGGAACCGCAACGGGCCAGGCGCCAGTTCTGGCTGATGCCGATGCTGCACAGCGAAACCCCCGCTGTGGTGCAGCAGGCGATCCCGCTGCTGCAGATCCATGTGGACCAGGCCACGGCAGACCTGGCACAACGCAACCTGGAACAATTGCAACGCTTCGGGCGCTATCCCTGGCGCGACGAGGCTCGACGAACTGAGCAGAATCACCCCTGACGGGCCAGATCACCCCTGCTAGAACCAGTACATCCGTACCAAAAGCATGGCATGGCTCTGGCGAGCAAAGACGCACCGCCGTTCCTCGGCTTCAAGGCTGGAGACCTGGTGCTCGTTGAACCGCTCTCAGCCGACACCGCTGCAGACGCCGACTGGTGGATGGGCTGGATCATCCATGTGGATGGAGGAGCACGAGATCCGCGCGTGCCGACGCTGTTCCAGGTCGCTGACTGCGATACAGGCCATGTGCGCTGGATCAGCGCTGATGAAGCGACCCGGCTGGTCCTGAGCGGCCTGGAAACCATCAATATTGTGGACTTCACATCGAAGCGGCGCAAGCGCTTGTCGTGAGGCCTGAACAAACAGATCAGACCCTTTTATTCACATGCTTTGATGGAGTTGATTTGACATTGAGATGGCAAGATATTTACTGCGAGGTGGCAACAAGATTTGTGCCAATATCGATCCCTGTAGGTTGGACATATTTATCTACAAAGACGGCCAGGGCAATAACATCAATGCCCTGTTATCTGTAAAAGCAGAACGTCAACTTCTGAAGACAATCCAGATGCCATCGCTACCCATCCAAGCGCGTATGCAGCTGGCCATGAGCCGCATCAGCGCCTGAGGGTGGGAATCACTTGATCCACTCCGTGGTCGGCAACCCCTCCACAGAAGCCACCATCACCCATACGACCGTTGGGGTGTCTCCTTTGTTTTCCACATAGTGCGGCTCTGAGGCACCCTCAATGAAGCTCTCGCCAGGCTTGAACACACTGCTCACCTCACGGCCATCCGGCTGCACACGAGTGTTGAGCAGCTCACCGGAATCGGTGGCCTGCACATAAACCAACATCGGTGCAGGGTGGGTGTGCAGTGGGATCTTGCCCCCCGCAGGGAGCTCAACGCGGAACAGACGCAACTCCGGCTTGCCCTCGGGATACGTCAGATCGGTGCCATTGAGGGTCTGGCTGCCGCTGAAGATCGCCTCGATCTTGGCGTCCGTCGATGCAGCATCCGACGATGCCTGACCGCCGGAGCTTGTTGGCTCCCCGGCGCAACCGACAACACCAACCATCAAAAGGGCAGAGGCTGCCATCGAAGGAAGAGTTGTTTTCAGCATGTGGCGGGTCAGGGAAGGTGATGCCAGCAGTTTGCCGCGATTTTTCAGGCCACCCAGCGATCTGCATCCATGATCCGTTTAATCAACAGCCCAAGCCGCTTGACCTCGCTGAAGTTCACGTCCTTCACCGGCTGATCGAGACCGCTGTCGATCCAGGCCCCATCACGTTTCTCGTAAATCGTGAAGTCCTGTTCCAGGCCTTCACGCCGGATGCAGTACGTCACACCATCGTCATGGAGAAATTCGGCGGAATGCAGCTGCAGAACCATCAATCGGTGACGTTACTCCTGCGATGTTGGCAATAGCTTGCTCAGAGCCACACATCTGGATCCATGACGGCCGCACCCTTGCCCAGTACCGGTGCAGTGACAGGCCTCGGCGAAACCCTGGCCCTTTTTCGGGATCCGTCCTTCAGCCAACGCCGCTTCAGTGAGCTGGGAGATGTGTTCGAGACCAAACTGCTGGCCCAAAGCATCGTGTTCATCCGCGGAGAACGCGCCATCGGTGATCTGCTGAAGCAGGAAGACTGCCTTCAAGGCTGGTGGCCGGACAGCGTGCGGCAACTACTGGGCAGCAAGTCGTTGGCCAACCGCAGCGGTGCAGACCACAAAGCGCGTCGCCGGGTGGTGGGTCAGCTGTTCTCAAGTGCAGCCCTGAGCCGCTACACCCCAGCCATCGAAGCCCTGGTCAAGGACCTTGCCAACGAGCTGCAACAGGCAGATGGCCCGATCCCCCTGGCTGCACGGATGCGGCGCTTTGCCTTTTCGGTGATCGCCACCACGGTGCTGGGGCTGGAGGCCGAGAACCGCGATGCCCTGTTCGCCGATTTCGATATCTGGACCCGCGCCCTGTTTTCCATCCCCCTTGCCTTGCCAGGAACGCCTTTCGCGCGGGCCCTTGCCGCACGGCAACGGTTGCTGGCTCGGCTGAAGACTGTGCTGCAAACCAACAACAACAGGCAACAGGGCGGTCTTGATCTGCTCAGCGGCGGACTGGATGAAGCGGGACTCCCACTAGATGACGATGACCTGGTTGAGCAGCTGCTGCTGCTGCTGTTCGCTGGCTACGAGACCACGGCATCGTCATTGAGCTGCCTGTTTCGAGCCCTGCTGCTCAACCCAGAGGTGGAACAGTGGCTCATGCAGGATCTGAACAGCCACGAACGCCCGTCGAGGCTGGATGCCACAGTGCTTGAGGTGATGCGCATGACGCCACCGGTGGGCGGTTTTTTCCGGCAGAACACCCAGTCGATCGAGCTGGCCGATGTGGCGATTCCCCAGGGAAAGGTGATTCAGGTGGTGCTGAGCTCATCGAGCACCACAGACCAGACCGACTTGGAAACCTTCCGGCCCCAGCGTCATCTGGATGGATCGTTCCAACAGACCCTGCTTCCCTTCGGCGGCGGTGAACGGGTCTGCCTGGGTAAGGCCCTGGCGGAACTGGAAATCCGTTTGATGGCGGTGGGACTGTTGCAGCGCGTTGAGCTGCATCTCGAGCCCGATCAGGATCTCAACCTGCAGTTGATTCCCAGCCCAACGCCTCGGGATGGACTGCTGGTGACGGCCACAGCCCGTTGATCAGCAGACGTCAATCCTTCTTGGGAGGCTTGATCAATTCACCGGTCTGCAACGACACCACTGCAAAACTCCCCACGAACACCAGTGCGACCACCACCAGAACAACGGTGGTGACGTTGCTGATCTCCAGCTCACCGAGCATGAAGGCCAAGGGAACAGGCATCGGAACCTCTACGGAAGCGAGAGCCTAAAGCTGGGGTGTGATGGCGTCGTTGGGGAAAAACTCCTCAAACACACAGATGCGATCGGCCCAGCGCATCTCCACCTCAAAACGCATCAAGCGGTGGCGCACCCACATCAGGGTGTCGACATCAATGGGTTTGTGAACCTTCTGCTTTTGCGCCCTGAACCAGTCGTCCTTGTTCTGATGAGAGTTCATTGAACTGAGAATGAGCACTCACACCGTAAGGACGGTGCTGAATGGCGCAGCCAACGTCACCATCCGTAAGCATCGATGCACACAGGTATCAGCCAAAAGTGTTCATCTGATCATGATCTTCAGAGAATCTTTGCGTTCTCATCCTTCTGAAGAGGTCGTCTGATCCTTCATTTGGTCGCCATCGCAGCAGTGCTGGGGGTGCACGGAGGAGGACATTGTTGAAATCATTCCACTTGATCAATGCCCCTCAACCCTGTCGTGAAGCTGTTGAAATCAACATCGACAGTCAAATCAAACGCAGACAAAACAAAACCAGCTCTACTTCCACGACCTCTTCGACCGGATCCAATTCGTCCACGAAAACAATCCATCGAAACCAGCTGGGACGAACTCCGGCAGGAATACTCGGGGCTCGGTTGAGGCGGTTTCCGCAAATTTCTCTGTTGTGTAGCGGCATGAACGACAGAACCCTGGACAGAGCCTGTAGAACATTGATGTAGCAACAGCTACAACACGTTCACCTCACCACCGGTGAGGCGCAGTTCGACTCAGGCCATGGAACGGGGACCTGAGCTTGCTTCGAGGAACCCATCATGACCCTGACCTATCGCGGCCAGACGTACGTCCAGAACAACGCTGCTGCCACCAACTGCAAGCGTCCGGCTCTCGTGTACCGCGGCCACAAAGTGGCTCAGTGAGCAGCACTTTGAAGCAGCTTAATCGCCCCGCTTCGGCGGGGCTTTTTTTGTGCTTTCAGCCAACGGTTAATTCACCATCAACGCCGTATTGGTGCAGACATTGCTTCACCGTGAGCACCGACACAGTGCTGCCCGTATCAGCATCAAACAAGGCATAAGGACAACCCCGCACAACACAACGACGACGTGCATCGACGTAGGCATCAAACAGGGTCTGGTGGGAACATTCCTCCACCCAGCCACTGCTGCTCAAGTAGCGCGTCAGGATCATGCGCCCGGCACAGATGCTTTCGTGATGGCCCATGGATCCACCGGGTGGCTGAAGTTACCTGAACTCTTCGGGATCACAGCACGTTGATCAGTTTTCCGTGTTGTTCAGCACAACCAACATGCTCAGGAGGAGCGCGTTAGGACAGGGTGTCGATCCACTGGGAATGCCACTGTTCGTCTGTGCCGGCTGCAGCATGCGCATCGAGCGATCGATGGCCACCTATCTGCGTCTGAAAGGCAGGGTGCTGTGCTCCACCTGTCTGGACCAGATGGAGTCTGAATTGACCACTGGCAGTGACCGAAACGTGGCAGCCCCATCGGTGCCGACTCAGGAATCACCGATGAGCTGAGAGCCGATCAGGCCTTGGTCCTGAAGGTCTGGCTGGTACGACGTCATTCCGTAGCTGATCACACCGCGCGTGCCACCGGTGCCGCAGACAGTGGCAGGGCGGAGAAACCTAGGGTTCCGATCCCATCAGGGATGTCTGGTCCAAGAGGTTTCGGTCGGTTCTGCCGGCTGCACGGAGGGACAAAAGCCCGGGAGACCGCAACAACCCCAACTCTCCCTTCGATGTCATCCCCAACGGACCCCAACGGGGCCTTTCAGCGTTCGCATCCCAGCGAAGGCATGCAGGCGCTCGAGAAGGAACGCAAGTTGCCCCTCACCGGCTGGCAACAGGAAGTTGATCAGGCCAAGCGCCTGGGTCTCGAAGCTGCGGAAAGCATCGTTGACCGCAACATCTCCACCTTTTCGCGAGGTGAGCTCCCGCATTTCGCCGGCATCAACACCTTCATGAAGGCTCCCTACCTGGAGGATGTGAACCAGGTGGGCAATTACGACGTGGCCATCGTCGGAGTCCCCCACGATTGCGGAACCACCTACCGCCCCGGCACCCGCTTCGGGCCCCAGGGCATCCGTCGCATCTCAGCCCTTTACACCCCCTACAACTACGAAATGGGGGTTGATCTGCGCGAACAGATCACCCTCTGCGATGTCGGCGACATCTTCACCATTCCGGCCAACAACGAGAAAAGCTTCGATCAGATCTCCAAGGGCATCGCCCACGTGTTCGCCAGCGGCGCCTTCCCGATCATTCTCGGCGGCGACCACTCCATCGGCTTCCCAACCGTCCGCGGCGTCTGCCGCTATCTGGGTGACAAGAAAGTGGGCATCATCCACTTCGACCGTCACGTCGACACCCAGGAGATCGACCTGGACGAGCGGATGCACACCTGTCCGTGGTTCCACGCCACCAACATGGCCAACGCTCCGGCCGAGAACCTGGTGCAGCTCGGCATCGGCGGCTGGCAGGTGCCGCGCGAAGGCGTGAAGGTCTGCCGCGAACGTGGCACCAACGTGCTCACCGTCACGGACATCACCGAGATGGGTCTGGAGGCGGCATCCAAATACGCCATCGAACGCGCCACCGACGGCACCGACTGCGTTTACATCTCCTTTGACATCGACTGCATCGATGCCGGCTTCGTGCCGGGCACCGGCTGGCCCGAACCCGGCGGCCTGCTGCCGCGCGAGGCGCTCAAGCTGCTGGAACTGATCGTGCGCAATGTTCCGGTGTGCGGTCTCGAAATCGTGGAGGTTTCGCCGCCATATGACATCAGCGACATGACCTCGCTGATGGCCACCCGCGTGATCTGCGACGCCATGGCCCATCTCGTGGTCAGCGGCCAGCTCCCCCGCAAGGGCAAGCCGGCCTGGATCAGCGATGTCTGCAACATGAACGTCGATCAGAAGTGGAGGTAGGCCATGCATGAAGTCGACATGACCAAGTGCCTGCTGATCTCCCTCAATGAATGGCGGCGGGATCGGGACGATCCCTCAGCAATGGTGGATACTGTGCACCTCGATGTGGGCCGCTTCACCTGCGTTGAGCCCGATCAGCTGGTGACGACCTACAACGCCGCGGTGCAGGGCACCTGGCTCGATGGTTCCCGGCTCACCATCACCGACATTTCCTTCGTCGGTCGCTGTCTGGCCTGCAACAGCACCTATGACCCTGTGCCGGAGAGCGCCTACCGCTCCCCCTGCTGCGATCACCCACTTGAGGAGATCGTCAGCGGCCGGGAACTGCGGATCCGCAACATCGATTACCGCAGTGCTGCCGGCGCTGCCCTTGAGTCCGGCTCCATCCAGCGCATGCGCTGACAACCCAAATACCTCCATTTAGCCATGCACATGCCCCTTGAGGACACCCTCGGTCTCAACCTCCTCGCCGCCAACCAGCACCAGGCGGAGCACAACCACGAGCATTTCCAGGCCTGGAACGTGCTCTGCCTCAACCTAATGAGCAGCCCCGGTGCCGGCAAGACCGCCCTGCTCGAACGCTCCCTGCCGGCGTTGGCCGCCAATCACAAGATGGCGGTGCTGGAGGGCGACATGACCACCCAGCTCGATGCCGAGCGTCTGGAAGCCGTCGGCATTCCAGTGGTGCCGATCACCACCGGTCGGGCCTGTCATCTCGATGCCGCCATGGTGAGCGGCGGACTCACTTTGCTGAAGCAACGCCTGGATCCAACCCAGCTCGATCTGCTTCTGGTGGAGAACGTCGGCAACCTTGTTTGCCCCGCTGAATTCGATGTGGGGGAACACCACAAGGTGGCTCTGCTCAGCGTCACCGAGGGCGACGACAAACCGCTCAAGTACCCGCTGATGTTCCGCCAGGCGGATGTGGTGCTGATCACCAAGGTGGATCTGCTGCCCCACCTGCAGGTGGAGCTGGCGGCGATCCGCCGCAACATCCTCAGCATCAACCCCAACGCCACGGTGATCGAGGTCTCCGCCCTCAGCGGCGAAGGCCTAGATGTCTGGCACCAGTGGGTGCGGCAGGCCCTTGCCGATCGCACCGCCGTCTCCTCTGCTGCAGCCAGGGCTGCAGACCAGTCCCCCGCTCTGGCCACCGCCTGAGCCCCGATCCCGTCATCCACCCATCACGCCGATGCCATGACCAAGCAACTCCGCAATCTCCTGATCGCCGGCCTGGCGATCGTTCTGGCCGTCGCCTGTTCCAAGCCCTCAACCCCAACTGTGGGCGGCACCCCGATCGTTCTCGGCTACAGCAACTGGGCCGGTTGGTGGCCCTGGGCCATCGCCGTTGAAGAGAAGCTGTTCGAAAAGAATGGCGTGAATGTAGAGATGAAGTGGTTCGACGGCTACGTGCAGTCGATGGAAACCTTCGCCGCCGGCAAGATCGACGGCAATTCCCAGACCCTGAACGACACCATCTCCTTCCTGCCAGGCGAGAACGGTGGTGAAGTTGTTGTGCTGGTGAACGACAACTCCGCCGGCAACGACCAGATCATTGCTGACGCCTCGATCACCTCCATCGCAGAGCTCAAGGGCAAGACGGTGGCCGTTGAAGAGGGCGTCGTAGACGATTACTTGCTCAGCCTTGCTCTCAAGGACGTTGGCCTCAGCCGTGAGGATGTGGTGATCAAAGGCCTGCCCACCGACCAGGCCGCCACAGCCTTTGCCGCCGGGCAGGTGGATGCCGTCGGCGCCTTCCCGCCATACACCGGCACCGCCATGCAGCGCGAGGGTGCCCGGGTGATCGCCAGCTCCAAGGAGTACCCCGGTGCCATTCCCGATCTGCTCACCGTGAGCGGTGATCTGATCAAGGAACGGCCCGACGACGTTCAGAAGATCGTCAAGACCTGGTGGGACGTGCGCGACTTCATGGAGAAGAACCCCGAGAAATCAGAGGCAATCATGGCCAAGCGGGCCGGCATTCCCACAGAGGAGTACGAGCAGTACAAGGACGGCACCCGTTTCTTTTCGATCGACGAGAACCTGGAAGCCTTCAGCGAAGGCGAAGGCATGCAGTACATGCCCTTCGCCTCGGAATCGATGGCGAAATTCATGATCTCCGTTGGCTTCATTCCCGAGAAGCCGGACATGAGCAACCTGTTTGATTCCAGCTTCATCAAGAAGGTCGCCGAATCCTGATGACTGCCACGGCCGCCGCTGCATCCAAGGGGAGGGGCTCAGGGCTCCTCTCTCTGCTCACCCTGGGGGCCACCCCATCGGGGGCCGTGCGTGGCGGCCTGCAGGTCGCCTCCCTGCTGATCCCACTTTTGGCCTGGGCGGCCATCGCCTCCCTGGGCCTGGTAGATGAGAAGTTCCTGCCATCACCGGGGGCGGTGTTCCGCTCCCTGGCTTCGATGGCCGAAAGCGGCATCCTGTTCCAGGACATCGTCGCCAGCACCGGTCGGGTGTTCGCTGGCTTTCTGCTCGCCACCGTTCTGGCGGTTCCGATCGGCATCTGCATGGGGGTGTACCCAGCGGTGTGCGCCATGTGCGAACCCCTGATCGCCATGCTCCGCTACATGCCGGCAGCAGCGTTCATCCCCCTGCTGATCATCTACCTCGGCATCGGCGAGGAACCCAAGATCGCCCTGATCTTTCTCGGCACGATCTACTTCAACATCCTGATGGT is a window of Synechococcus sp. A15-24 DNA encoding:
- a CDS encoding lipocalin-like domain-containing protein; its protein translation is MTASSIRPQQTHQSNPVQGVWSLVSYVVEVQETGETFAPMGDHPTGFVIFTAEGRLSFTLSAQGRQAGSTAEERSDLLNSMIAYTGSYRLEGDRWITQVDVAWNPSWVGTEQTRFYRVENDLLIVSTPWRVMPNWPEKGMTRSIVHFQRC
- a CDS encoding DUF924 family protein, which produces MHEAILEFWFEQCRPWQWFRRSETFDQEVRQRFGALVEQALAGGLQCWEAQPSSCLALVLLLDQFSRQIWRGEPRAFAGDAQALRLSQRALALGWIAMEPQRARRQFWLMPMLHSETPAVVQQAIPLLQIHVDQATADLAQRNLEQLQRFGRYPWRDEARRTEQNHP
- a CDS encoding DoxX family protein, which encodes MMTPQILLDWLGRVLMAALFVKAVPGKLTDFSGTVDVIASKGIAEPLAGFLLASAITCLILGSVVFVFGTNTRLGASLLLVFLVPTTLIFHTFPVDSGFFMNLALIGALLLALTRSSAGAVPSFRWLRQR
- the speB gene encoding agmatinase; protein product: MSSPTDPNGAFQRSHPSEGMQALEKERKLPLTGWQQEVDQAKRLGLEAAESIVDRNISTFSRGELPHFAGINTFMKAPYLEDVNQVGNYDVAIVGVPHDCGTTYRPGTRFGPQGIRRISALYTPYNYEMGVDLREQITLCDVGDIFTIPANNEKSFDQISKGIAHVFASGAFPIILGGDHSIGFPTVRGVCRYLGDKKVGIIHFDRHVDTQEIDLDERMHTCPWFHATNMANAPAENLVQLGIGGWQVPREGVKVCRERGTNVLTVTDITEMGLEAASKYAIERATDGTDCVYISFDIDCIDAGFVPGTGWPEPGGLLPREALKLLELIVRNVPVCGLEIVEVSPPYDISDMTSLMATRVICDAMAHLVVSGQLPRKGKPAWISDVCNMNVDQKWR
- a CDS encoding cytochrome P450, which codes for MTAAPLPSTGAVTGLGETLALFRDPSFSQRRFSELGDVFETKLLAQSIVFIRGERAIGDLLKQEDCLQGWWPDSVRQLLGSKSLANRSGADHKARRRVVGQLFSSAALSRYTPAIEALVKDLANELQQADGPIPLAARMRRFAFSVIATTVLGLEAENRDALFADFDIWTRALFSIPLALPGTPFARALAARQRLLARLKTVLQTNNNRQQGGLDLLSGGLDEAGLPLDDDDLVEQLLLLLFAGYETTASSLSCLFRALLLNPEVEQWLMQDLNSHERPSRLDATVLEVMRMTPPVGGFFRQNTQSIELADVAIPQGKVIQVVLSSSSTTDQTDLETFRPQRHLDGSFQQTLLPFGGGERVCLGKALAELEIRLMAVGLLQRVELHLEPDQDLNLQLIPSPTPRDGLLVTATAR
- a CDS encoding cupin domain-containing protein — protein: MAASALLMVGVVGCAGEPTSSGGQASSDAASTDAKIEAIFSGSQTLNGTDLTYPEGKPELRLFRVELPAGGKIPLHTHPAPMLVYVQATDSGELLNTRVQPDGREVSSVFKPGESFIEGASEPHYVENKGDTPTVVWVMVASVEGLPTTEWIK
- a CDS encoding DUF4278 domain-containing protein, giving the protein MTLTYRGQTYVQNNAAATNCKRPALVYRGHKVAQ
- a CDS encoding DUF3104 domain-containing protein, which translates into the protein MALASKDAPPFLGFKAGDLVLVEPLSADTAADADWWMGWIIHVDGGARDPRVPTLFQVADCDTGHVRWISADEATRLVLSGLETINIVDFTSKRRKRLS
- a CDS encoding DUF1330 domain-containing protein codes for the protein MRFNLTAAVGIAAGSVGLIAGVLIPNPQQNYGMAVVTGTSKADPAMKGYIEKVDALMEEWGCEYLVRQRNTLLMEGDGGPLTVVTACKGKTLQDGIDFYKSPAYQELVKLRAPFTDWDFRLVQGRF
- a CDS encoding protein adenylyltransferase SelO family protein; translated protein: MPTTATTFEEFRQRVDYSLLQALKPDPEATSDGIDHRPRPVISGHWVPVRPTPIPEPKYVAHSFSLFAELGLSDDLARNSDFTRLFSGDASVAAEPMHPWGWATGYALSIYGTEYIQQCPFGTGNGYGDGRAMSIVEGVFEGQRWEMQLKGGGPTPYCRGADGRAVLRSSVREFLAQEFMHALGVPTSRSLTLYRSEAETVRRPWYSDHSRSFDPDVMVDNQAAISTRVAPSFLRVGQIELFARRARDNAHPNAHDELRLIVQHLIDRNYRAEIDATLPFHQQVLELARLFRGRLTALVANWMRVGYCQGNFNSDNCAAGGYTLDYGPFGFCELFDPRFQPWTGGGAHFSFFNQPAAAEANYRMFWRSLRTLLEGDDAAQRELDQLNEGFAVAMQQQLEAMWASKLALPAYDETLVTELLQLLVAAKADYTKAFRLLSAIPDHVAELHPSFYLPSSEDLDQRWQTWLQRWRERITANGNLEETSAAMQRVNPAITWREWLIAPAYQQAEQGDNSLVLELQTLFSTPYSAPSAELAARYDQLRPQQFFSAGGISHYSCSS